The genomic region ACGGTGGCGGACGATGAATGACAGCCTGACGATCGACGGCGTCGCGATTCCTTTCGAAGAGGGACAGACCATCATGGAAGCGGCGGCCGCCGCCGGGATCTTTATTCCGCATTTGTGCCATCATCCCGACTACGCGCCGCACGGCAGTTGCAAACTCTGCACGGTCCGGGTCAACGGCCGGATTTGCACCGCCTGCACCTTTCCGGCGATGGCCGGGCAGGAGGTGCTGAGCAACACGAAAGAACTGAACGACGACCGGCGAAGAATTACTCAGATGCTGTTCGTCGAAGGCAACCATCTGTGTCCCGGCTGCGAAAAAAGCGGCAATTGCCGGTTGCAGGCGGTCGGCTATTATCTGAACATGCTCGACAATCATTTTCCGCATTTTTATCCGCTGCGGGCCATGGACGCGTCTCATCCCGACGTTCTGATCGATCACAACCGCTGCATTTTCTGCACGTTGTGCGTGCGCGCCAGCCGGGACAAGGACGGCAAGGACGTGTTCGCGATCGGCGGCCGGGGCATCACCAAGCATTTGATCGTCAACGCCAAAAGCGGCCTGCTGAAGGACACCGATCTCGAGGCGACCGACCAGGCTGCGCAGATTTGTCCGACCGGCGCGATCCTGATCAAGCGCACCGGCTTCAGCGTGCCGATCGGACAGCGCATTTACGATAACCAACGAATCGATCAGATCAGTCCGGACCGGGAGAAAGCGCTCGATGACCGGTAAATTCAAAATCGCGACCACTTCGCTGGCAGGCTGCTTCGGCTGCCACATGTCGTTGCTCGACATCGACGAGCGCATTCTTGAGGTGGCGGACGTGTTCGAATTCGACCGCTCGCCCCTGACCGATTTCGAACATTGCGGCTCGTGCGACGTCGGCCTGATCGAGGGCGGCGTCTGCAATTCCGAAAACGTCCACGTGCTTCGGGAATTTCGCAAACACTGTAAAATCCTGGTTTCGGTCGGCGCCTGCGCGATCAACGGCGGTTTGCCGTCGCTGCGCAACTTCATTCCGCTGGAAGACTGCCTGAAGGAAGTGTACCTGGACGGCATCGGCGTCGAGAATCCGCAAATACCGAGCGATCCCGAACTGCCCTTGCTGCTGGAACAGGTGCGGCCGATTCACGAAGTCGTGAAAGTCGATTATTTTTTGCCCGGCTGCCCGCCGTCGGCCGACGTTTTCTGGAAATTCCTCAGCGACGTGACGGCAGGGCGCGAGCCGGCCCTGCCTTACGAACTGGTGCATTACGATTGATTCGGTGTTCCGTTTTCAACTGTAGGGCAGGCGCTGCGTTCCTTACCCGGCCATAACATTACCGACATGTACGATCATTTAGAAACCGCTGAAAATGTCCATAATCTGAAACGCGTCGTCATCGATCCGGTCTCCCGCGTCGAAGGTCACGGCAAGATCACCCTGCTGCTGGACGAAGCCGGCCGGGTCCGGCAGGCGCGGCTGCACATCGTCGAGTTTCGGGGCTTCGAACGCTTCATTCAGGGCCGGCCCTATTGGGAGTTGCCCATTCTGGTGCAGCGTTTGTGCGGCATCTGCCCGGTTTCCCATCATCTGGCGGCCGGCAAGGCCATCGATCAACTGGTCGGCGTCGATCCCGATGAGCTGACGCCGAGCGCGACCAAACTGCGGCAACTGTTGCATTTCGGTCAGGTGTTGCAATCCCACGCGCTGCATTTTTTTTATCTGGCCAGCCCGGATTTGTTGTTCGGTTTCGAAAGCGACATCCACAAACGCAACATTTTCAGCGTGCTGGAGGACTATCCGGACATCGGCCTTCAGGCCGTCAAGGTCCGCAAATACGGCCAGGAAGTCATTCGCGCGGTCGCCGGCAAGCGCATTCACGGCAGCGGCGCCATTGCCGGGGGCATGAACAAATCGCTGAGTAGCGCCGAATGCGAGGCCCTGTTGGCCGATATCGACCAGATCATTGCCTGGTCCTCGGCGGCCGTACTCCTGATCCAAAAAATTCTTTATTCGGACCGGGCGTTTTACGACGACTTCGCCACCCTCCGCAGCCTTTACCTAGGCCTGACCCGGCCGGACGGCGCGCTGGAGCTGTACCACGGCGGGCTTCGCGTCAAGGACGCCGAAGGCGGTACGATTCTGGATCACGTCGATTATTGCGACTACAACTCGTACATTCACGAAGAAGTCCGTTCGTGGACCTACATGAAATTTCCCTATCTGCTGTCTTTGGGCAAGGAAAACGGCTGGTACCGGGTCGGCCCGCTGGCGCGCGTCAACAATTGCGATTTCATCGATACGCCGCTGGCCGAAGCCGCCCGGCTCGAATTCAAGGCGCACGGCACGGAGGCGATGGTGCACAATACGCTGGCGACGCATTGGGCGCGCATGATCGAAACCCTCCACTGCGCCGAGCGCATCAAGGAATTGCTGC from Methylosarcina fibrata AML-C10 harbors:
- a CDS encoding 2Fe-2S iron-sulfur cluster-binding protein yields the protein MNDSLTIDGVAIPFEEGQTIMEAAAAAGIFIPHLCHHPDYAPHGSCKLCTVRVNGRICTACTFPAMAGQEVLSNTKELNDDRRRITQMLFVEGNHLCPGCEKSGNCRLQAVGYYLNMLDNHFPHFYPLRAMDASHPDVLIDHNRCIFCTLCVRASRDKDGKDVFAIGGRGITKHLIVNAKSGLLKDTDLEATDQAAQICPTGAILIKRTGFSVPIGQRIYDNQRIDQISPDREKALDDR
- a CDS encoding NADH-quinone oxidoreductase subunit B family protein, whose amino-acid sequence is MTGKFKIATTSLAGCFGCHMSLLDIDERILEVADVFEFDRSPLTDFEHCGSCDVGLIEGGVCNSENVHVLREFRKHCKILVSVGACAINGGLPSLRNFIPLEDCLKEVYLDGIGVENPQIPSDPELPLLLEQVRPIHEVVKVDYFLPGCPPSADVFWKFLSDVTAGREPALPYELVHYD
- a CDS encoding Ni/Fe hydrogenase subunit alpha gives rise to the protein MYDHLETAENVHNLKRVVIDPVSRVEGHGKITLLLDEAGRVRQARLHIVEFRGFERFIQGRPYWELPILVQRLCGICPVSHHLAAGKAIDQLVGVDPDELTPSATKLRQLLHFGQVLQSHALHFFYLASPDLLFGFESDIHKRNIFSVLEDYPDIGLQAVKVRKYGQEVIRAVAGKRIHGSGAIAGGMNKSLSSAECEALLADIDQIIAWSSAAVLLIQKILYSDRAFYDDFATLRSLYLGLTRPDGALELYHGGLRVKDAEGGTILDHVDYCDYNSYIHEEVRSWTYMKFPYLLSLGKENGWYRVGPLARVNNCDFIDTPLAEAARLEFKAHGTEAMVHNTLATHWARMIETLHCAERIKELLRDPDIRGHDLVTQGEKRYEGIGVIEAPRGTLFHHYRIDENDIVVKANLIVSTTHNNRAMNESVRQVAARYLSGRELTEPLLNNLEVAVRAYDPCLSCATHAVGKMPLQVELIDAEGKRVDRLIKHADGLIERRPDA